A genomic window from Silene latifolia isolate original U9 population chromosome Y, ASM4854445v1, whole genome shotgun sequence includes:
- the LOC141629680 gene encoding uncharacterized protein LOC141629680 — translation MDIVGPLPRASGNRAYMLAMTDYFSKWIEAEAFPQILEKHVISFIKRNIVSRYVIPSEIICDNGSQFISNRTEDYCARWNIKLFKSTPRNPQSNGQAESSNKIVMNNLKRRLEEI, via the coding sequence ATGGACATTGTGGGACCATTACCCCGTGCTTCTGGAAACAGGGCGTACATGCTGGCAATGACGGACTACTTCtctaaatggatagaggcagaagctttCCCTCAAATTTTGGAGAAGCATGTAATATCTTTCATCAAGAGGAACATAGTCAGCAGATACGTCATCccttcagaaatcatatgtgacaacgggtcacaattcATATCCAACAGAACGGAAGACTACtgcgccaggtggaacatcaagcTGTTTAAGTCTACACCTAGGAATCCACAgtccaacggtcaggcagaatccagtaacaagATAGTCATGAACAACCTCAAAAGAAGGTTGGAGGAGATATGA